The sequence CCCTCCGTGTTTTCACCAAGTCGCGCCATCGCCCCAATATACAAGAGTCACGCAAGGTGGTCGAGCTCTCAGGGGCTCGAGAAAACACTGAGAAGCCACCGACTCCGCTCAGTGGGTGGTAATTACGAGAACATCCTTCGCACTGCCTcccgcttccttccttccttcccagaaGCTCAGTGGGGGCTTTCCTGAGACCCCCACCGGAACCGGAAAAGCGACCATCTTCCCTGAGCCCCCGGCCGGAAGTGTAAGTTGAGCCCGCCGCCGGCTCTCTTACCCTGGAAGAACAGGACACCCAGCAGTGGGCACAGAGCGCAGCCACGGCTTCCAGGAACCCCGCTCTGCTGCATCCCGACAGGTCTCCAGAAGTTTGCACACCTTGTTTACGGCTCCCGATAACCACACAGGTAACACCGGAAGTGACGCGAGGGCGGGAGGCCGCGAGAAGACCTAAAATGGCGATTCAAGTTGCCATAGCAACGTGGCTTCTTTCCAGAGCCACACCTGGATTTGCTCACTTCCAGTCAGCGATGCTTAACTCTCAAGTAGGAGTTCATTATTCTCTTTTACTCGAAATGAAGTCGGACAGGCTTTGGAGAATTGACTGTTGTAATGGAATTCTGCAGGACTTTATCGTCTTGACTCTAAGCCAGAAATCCTTTAACTCCTTACAGATTATTTTATTGAATGCTTTCAGAATAGATTTCTATGCATTTAAGAGTCCACAGGAACCCTGGAGAGCATACAGGGTCATTCGGTGAATAGATAAATTTGTATTAGGCCTTCGTGGGCAGTTTGTACAAGACTGATTTGTAttcttgggggtgtgtgtgtgtggaaccCTGGAGAGCATACAGGGTCATTCGGTGAATAGATAAATTTGTATTAGGCCTTCGTGGGCAGTTTGTACaagacttttttgttttcttggggtgtgtgtgtgtgtgtgtgtgtgtgtgtgtgtgtgtagctaatAACAGCATCCATCTCatgtcatgtgtatgtgtgtgtgtgtgtgtgtgtgtgtagctaatAACAGCATCCATCTCAGTACGTACCTAAATTTAAATTAGGTGTGTGTTAAATTactggagactcgggttcgatccctgggtcgggaagatcccctggagaagtaaacggcaacccacaccagtaatcttgcctggaaaatcccatggacggaggagcctggtaggctacagcccatgaggtcgcaaagagtcggacacgactaagcgacttcacctTCTTTCATTTAAGTTTCTGCTGACAGTGGCAATGATGAAATCATTACAAAAAGGAGCTGAGACTTATGCTTCTTTTGGTTAGAAAAGCGACAAAGTGTTTTCACAGTGCTTGAAGTGAAATGAAGAGGTGATGTCAGATTCTTCTGAAAAAGAAATGGGATAGTACTGTCCTTTAATTATTAGTCTATTCTCCTGGAATCTACATATGTTTAATGAAAGCAAGGGAACGAAAATATGCTTCAACTTTTGGGGTATTTAATAACTTTACATTTTTCAACTCGCATTTCTTTACTAGATTTGAAAGCTGGTAGTTTTCTCTATTAAGAAGGTAATGTAAGAGTATCAGATGGAAGAGATGATACTTACTGTTCCTTCAAAAGAGTCCCCAAACTAAGTAGTTTGTTGTGCTCAATTCTGTTGTTCAAAGCAATGTGAAAATTCTGTGGAAATTCATATAGTTTTATTTATCCAGTAGAAACTAATTCTATTATTGACTTCCAGGCTGCCCCTTAGAAAATTTTTCAATAGAGGTAAAATACATTCCCATCAGTTTTCTGTTACCTGCTATGtaaaaattttagattttcatATAAGCAAATTATATAATTGTAATGCTTTATTACTGACAGTTATTTACATAGTGTTTAaggcacaataaaaaataaattacaatacaAAAGTTCTCTTTAAGTAGAAGACACTGAACAATGGGGCTGTATTAACCCTTGAGCATTTAACCAAGACACAGAAACTACAAGTTTCACTGGAAACACCTTCCATGAGTTTTTAACTACCTCTTTACATTTTATCCAGGCCATCTGTTTGAAGAAATATCCAGTTACTATATTTTCAAAGATTtaatatagagaaaaaaagaaaatgtgaatgaaaGGTAATATGgactttaaatttgatttttagttTCAAAACTGGGTACTAAAACCACTTTTTTAGACAGCATAAAAGGCAAAATGAGACAGGTAAGAGAAGCATTTCAAGTTCATAAGTAAATTATACCAGGGTGGGTTTCTTTtagtattggggaaaaaaatcaaagttcatcatctttaaatacaaataaactgCTTTGAAACTCCAGTTTGTTAACAGAAATAACATTTTCAGCCTAGTTGGTGAAATCAAAGTATCAAGctgtattaaaacaaaaaatatataaaagaaaaaaatttaatctcTTCCAGTTCTCAGAGCTTTGTATAACACTAGAGAAAATTATCACCatttagggttgattttttttcactagCCCTAAATTCTTAAATTGTAATATACTACTTCAGAATCCTTCCATTTAACTGCTTAATGATTCCAGTCTACAAATGAGCATAGATTTTGCTCTGTTGTTATAAATAAGTGAATTGGAAGTGGGGAATATAGTAAGCTAAACAGTCATTCACTGCTTGTGAAAAATCAGAGCTATGGGTCACTTATCAAGAGCACAGAAAAAAGGTGACAAGCATTTCATCCTGAGGTGGCATTTGTCAATCTATTAGCATTTATGTCACCTTCCCTAGTTATTCTGTGGTTTCGGCTTGTGCTACTGTAAACCTTGGGTCAActgaccaaaaacaaacaaaaacaaaaacctgccaTCTAGGGTACtgaaagaaattcaataaaataagatGTGTCTCATACTTAAGGAGAGCCATAAAAATCAAACTATTCTTTAACAGTTTGAATTTAGGATTTTCTGTTAATTAATCAAAACTGTTGAGAGAATTAGCTCACCTTTTAACCAAGCATGtgagaaggaaagaataaagatgtTAACTTTAGTAGCTAGAACACTGCTCTAAAATTAATATATCAAAGTAAACGAGACAGACAGTTTGGTTTTTATCTCATTTGAGGCcaatatatgtgaatataaatCATAATCCACAAGGAATGTTTCAGGGCAAAAATATAGCTTCTTAGTATACAAAACCTAGTgagcatttgaaaaatatttgcactCTGAAATTAAATAAAACCTTAGTAACAGAGCTGTTTCTGAGTCTGGTGCTATCTGCTCAAGAAGGGCCCTATGCTGGCTCCAGAGGAACGTTGCTCGTCTAGGTGGTTATATACTGCAGCGCTGGTTGGAAGACAGGTCACAACTGGAAAAGCCAAAGCAAAGCTTCCATTAACTCCAGCGTATCTTAGGGTTCTTGTTCTGGGAAATATTCAGCTTCCTGAAATACAAAGCAGAAGTTTAAATGGATAATGCATTTAGCAACAGTGCAATAGGAGTACCTGACATGAAGACATACATATTACTAGATCTACTTTCCATtgtgaagaaaaatattcttaagtATATTTGTCCTCTcctaatttaactttttaaaaaatttcctgatCTTTATTACATCGTTCTCAGGGTCAGTGTCCTTAAGTCATAGTCCCTGCCTTCCCTAGACCCTTGGATGATCAATATCTGCTtactcacatatatacattctctctctgtctccccccaacccctttataataaagaaaatcaaatatacagaaaagcaaagaagtCAGTGTGTAGAATACACTCTCACTTAATTGTATAGCTATAAATTGTACCTGCTATAAATAACATATATGGGGGGGGCTagagtttttaaaacaaattactgACATTTTACCCATAAGTACTccaatatgcatttttaaaatatggatgtcTTCCTGTGTAAGCACAATATCTTTATTAtacctaataaaaattaatgataacTCTCTAATATTATCCATATTGACATTTTTCATATTAAGACTTTCCCAGTTGTACCCCCAACTCTTTTTACAACTAGTTCATTCAGACTAGTATCCATCCAGTCAGAGATCATACACTGCACTTGATTGTATCACtctcttaaatttcttttaatcttAAACAGCCTCTGTCTTTATTTTCCATGCCCCTGACTTAGAAAATctgcttgattttaaaaatagcccTTGGTAAAAATCTCTGTGATaccaatttttttcccctaggtttACAATAGAATCATTTttctccatgttcttttttttataaattcttGTGAACTTTCACTGGAGCTTTAGGCTGTAAAACTGTGGCTCTTTTTGCAAATGATAATAGTGGATCAACTTCAGGGAATAGAAATTAtaatcatattaaaataaatcaacctACCTTTTAAGCCTAATAAACctaaaaactggaaaaacaaaattaCACACCACTATAATTGGGTTCATAGTCCCAATAACTAAATGAGAGGAGTTGAAatcagttccaaagaatatagaAGTTCTCTTGTCAAAATGTCGAGCATATCTATTGAGTCACTCTTAACTGCCATGATTagtttacaagaaaagaaaagaaaaaagcaaatattctttcattaaaaaaaaatttacttacatATTGAAAGTTAATTTATTATTCTTAAGGGTGGTAAATATAACCTCAAAGCTTCAAATAATCATAGAATTCTCAGCTTTAATGATAGGAGGTTCTAGCTTTCTAGTCCTTTGCACAAAACAGACTCAAAGGGAAAGCCATCCATAACACAGGAAAAGACTTTTATCTTTCTGCCCAGCTCCTCTCATTTCATACAGGAAACACCTAACAATCATATCATCTAGGAGATCTACAGTAGAGATTAAACATGCAAGTAAGCTAAGGAAAGAAAGCAACCCAGTTGTGAAACTTACCATGTAAGAATGTTAATCAGTGTATTCTAAAGAAACAGAAGCCTTTTTTTCCTGGTtgagcttttcttcttcttttctgtaaCATAGAAGCAGAAACCAATGTCAGGAGAACAAGACAAGGAACAAGGGAGGCAAATCATACAAAGTTTCAGGTTAGATATATTCCCCCAAATTTGGGGAAGTATATGCACCTGGGAGTAGATCAGGCTTACAGAGCACTAAACCACTAGTACTGTCTAACAATACTCATGCCTCCACATGACCCTTTTCAGAATATTTCTAGAGGGGAATATCATTTGGGAACTCCAGGTATTTAAAACAGACACTTTAGTTTAGCATTAGTATTCTAATTCTACTTCttattcaaaaaagtaaaaagcataaaattaaaaccaaaacaaacaaaaacaaagactgaCCTAGAAGTCATGTTTATCAATTGTATTCTATTCAAATCAGCTCAGAGTTGGGTTCATTAAGCTCCTTAAAAATCAGTTCTGTTTACTattgtaaatatttcttgaggggaaaaaaacaaatgatgctgggacaGCTGAAAAAAATTACTCTGTGAGAGAATGAATTTGGACTCCTACTTCACACCATATAcaataattaattaaatgaattaaaaattcattaattaaaaatgaatcaaaaaaataataataaaagaatcaaagacataaatataagaaCTAAACTGTAAAACTTGTGCTGCAAAGGACATCAGTCACGATAATGGAAAGgcaatccacagaatgggagaaaataattgcaaatcctTTATCTAACAAGGTGCTTTTGTATACtccaaaaaatataaagaccttcaaaacgtaacaataaaaagacaaataccctAACTTGGAAATGgtttcaaatattcaaaaattcaaatatgtaacatatttgaataatatatttccaaattagatattaaaatagccaataaacacatggaaagatgcccaacatcattaGTCGTTAGAAAAATACAATTCAAAACcttaatgagataccacttcacacacactagatggctataatcaaaaggaCAGGCAATACAAGTATTGTTCAGGATGTAGACaaactggaaccctcatacattgctggcaggaatatgaagtggtgcaGCTGTTTTGGAAAATAGTCCAGCAATTCCTCAAGAAGGTAACATGAGTTACTATATatcccagtaattccactcctgttTATATActccaaaaaattgaaaacatatgcCTACACAGAAACTTGTAGatgaatgttcatagtagcattactCCTACtagtcaaaaagtggggaaattttaaatgtccatcaattgaatgaaataacaaaatgtggggacttccctagtggctcagtggttaagaatttgccttccaatgaaggggacatgggttcaacacccggttggggaactaagatgccccgtgccctggggcaactaagcctatgtgctctgcaactagagaagcctttgtgctctgcaactagagaagcctttCATGCTGTGAGCAAAgttcctatgtgccacaactaatatctgacacagccaaataaattaaaaaataagtacttTTTTTAAACGTGGTATGTGAATACGATGGAATATAATgaagccacaaaaaggaatgacatACTATCACATGGTTGAACCTTGAAAGCATTATACTAagtcaaagaagccagacataaaaggtcacatattttttaaaataataaaaaaataattttttttcaaattacaaaaatgtaattttttttaagaaggtcACATGTTATATGATTCCCTTTACATGAACTGTCCAGAACAGGagaatccatagagacagaaagcagattgatTGGTAGTTGTCAGGGGCAGGTGGGAGAGGAAGCTAGGGAGTGATGGCTAAAAGGTATGGAGTTTCTTTtggaagtgatgaaaatgttgtggAATTAGCAGTAATGGTTACACAACTTTGTGAACAttaaataatgaattttattatatgtacattttatctaaaaaaaaaaaatatatatatatatatataatgtacctTACATCAGCATGGCTGTCTTTCCTAGGCACTGATTCAGAGGCCCTGCGGACAACCCAGTGGTTCTTAGAAATGTATGCTTTACATTAAAAGGAAGGAATATCCTAGAAAAGCTTTACATAAGCAAATTTTTGTATATCAAATCCTACATAGTAAAGAAAGCCTATGATGAAATCTTCCCTAAAATTAAGAAACTAAACACCGCAGAGGAAACAAACTTACAGCTACCAAGGGTGAAAGGGCtggggaggggtaaattaggagtttgggactaacatatacacactataatgtataaaatagtgaaccaacaaggacctactgtatagcacagggaaatacactcactattttgtaataacctataagggaattgagtctgaaaaagaatatatgtatatatgtaaataattgaatcactttacacctgaaactaacacaacagtgtaaatcaactgtatttcaatacaGAAACAGCTAAAGTTACTAATTCACACCCTAATTTATCCATCCTGTGGATTTGAATTCTGTATGAGATTTACCCAAAAGAAAGGACATTTGTTCAAGAATGATTTAGCCCCGCTATAAAATACCAAGAGTTGCCATAAAACAGTGTTAGAAGACTTTTCCAGAACTGCCCAGCCTTACGGTTTTATCTCCACCACTTTATGAGCTCTTTCAGCCCGTCGCTTTTTCCGGAAATGCTGGAAGAGGACCACCACAATTACTATTATGACCATCAGTGCACAGGCGGAGCCGATGGCCAGAGCCAGGAAGTGGATCTCAGAGAAGCGAACTGTAAGGAGAAAAGATCAGGTTGGGATTCTGAAGAGGAGGACTGTGATGAAATCTAAAGATATAATAGGGATGTGTTTTCACCAaatgaaatattcctttcttCTACCATATTAACTGTGTAAACTCTGGTAGCAATAGGAAAGCCATAGAGGCacttcagtggttctcaaactatgGTCCTAGGAGGAGCAGCTACAGAATGACTTGAGAACTTCGAAAGGCGAGTTccatcaggccccaccccagatctaCCCAATTACAGgtggggcccagcaatctgttTTAACTtgtcctccaggtgattctgatgcatgcaaaaaatttgagaatcactggggGCAGGTAACCTAGCTAATGGGGTAAGGTTATTGCTGACCTAATCAAATCCAGTGTTGATTTCTCCCTGAATCCTCACCTCTGTCATTCAGTCAGTCATTTATTCAGGTTTATTAAGAGCTTATTATGTTCTAGTACTTTAGTGGAAATACAAAGCCAGAAAAGACATTACCTTCAAGGAACTGATACCCACAGGAAACAGAGACAAGTAACTGTAGTCTAGTGGATCAATGATGTAAGAGAACCCAGAGGGAAGGGTCCCTAAAAAAGGTTAGAGACTGTGAAGGCTGGGTCTCTTGATCTTGAGCTTGATTTctgatttaaatttcaaaaaaccTACAGAGCTAGAAAAGACATTAGCGAATATCTAGCCCAGGGGTTCCCCAGCCTCGAGTCTGTAAAGgaagagggtggggaagggggggggggcatgGTGAAGGAGAACAAACCCACAAAATCCATGTCAGATTGTGTGCCTTGTTTGTGGTAAATAGGGGTTATGGCTTTCATTAGGTCCTCAGAGTAGTCATCCTAGTATGTTTAAGACCCGTGGGTTCTTATCTACCTGTTCATTTTGCAAAGAAGAAACAGACCCAAAGACATTACATTACTTCTTTCAACACTCAAATGActtctccaaggtcacacagctctctATTGATAGGACCTTGAAGGATGATACTAGGACTGAAAGGGGGAATTCATACCATTTTATAGGCTTTTATGTTTTGGACAGTAACGTGTTGGTTAAGAGAATACACCAAAGACAGCTAGGTTAAAATACCAGCTCCTATGTGACTTGGgtagttaactttttttttgagcctcagtttcttcaatgTATAAAGTAAAGATAACAATACTCATTTCTTGAgttcttataaaaaataaaattgcttattTAAATTGTTCCATGCTGTGCCTGCACATAATACTTTCAATGTATGGTAGCTATTATAATTTTCAGTACAATTCAGACTTTGgggatttttacttttattatgtcATTTTTATCCTCATCATAATCTTAGCTCTATTATTCTcactttacagaagaaaaaaatttatttatagctGATAAACTGTAGCAGTGACTCAGACCCAAATTTACAACTCTCAAGTTCTgtggtcttttctttttgttatctGGCAGTTTTCCAGGTTGTCCTTTCTAGGCCTGCAGGCAATACAGTGCATTAGATGGAGCACAATTTTGGAGACAGAGATGCTTGGGTTTGAGTTCTGAGTGATTCCATTTATCTGCTCCATGACTTTGGACAAGTGACTTAACCTGTATGAGCATTGGTTTCCTCATTAGTAATAAGGGGGGAGGGAAGCACTAAGAGCACAGTAAATTGATATGTGTAAAgataagacagaggatgagatggttggatggcaccaccaactcaatggagatgagtttgagcaaactccaggagataatgaaggacagggaagcctggcacgctgcaatccatggggtcgcaaagagttggacatgacttagcactgaaaaacaacaaagattAGATGTGTTACATAAATCTCCTAGCATGTGGGAAGGGCGCGATAAACAATAACTACCACTATTGGTATCTACTTCCAACAgtgattgtgagaattaaatgagatagtacCTGTCAAGCACTTTGGACAGTGAGTAGGTACTCAATAGTATCTTGTGACTAAATGAGTGGATGAATGGACTTATTGTTAGCCTTTTATCAGAGAGTTGCTTCCTCTCCCTTTCACGATCTCAATGCCATTTTTGTAACCGATTCCCTAGGTCCCTTTgccttattttctgtttctttccacaGCCAAACAAAGCCTTTCTCTTTTTACCCCAGGACTCTTCactcttcctctgcaatttccaGATCCAAAGAGTTGgtcctcctctcttctctttcagcCATCACAAAACTTTGCCCCTCTGTTTTCTACAAGCTCTCACACTTTCCAAAAACACTTGTCTCTGCGTCACCTACCAGTCTGCACGACGCTGAGCTGGATCTCCCCTATCAGTCCATCAACatcaggtgggttcttcacctgACAGGTGTATGTCCCATTGTCATCAAACTGCAGCTTCCAGAGGAGGATGGAGACATCATACCGCTCAGGGTTGCCATCCCAGACCACTCGGTCCTTGAAACGCCCACTCATGGGTTTGAAGGGATCCACATGGTAGTAGAAAACCTAGAGAGGAGTCATGACCAAAGGGTTTATTCGGTACCTGGGCAGGGAGACTGAGATAGCAGGAGCAGAAGAGAAACACCTTCCAGTGCAcaggctgtgggtttgatccctggtcagggagctaagttcTCacgtgccttgtggccaaaatacCAAAACAATAAGGCAGAAACAATATTGGAGCACATccagtaaagacttttaaaatggtccacgtgaaaaaaaaaaa comes from Dama dama isolate Ldn47 chromosome 1, ASM3311817v1, whole genome shotgun sequence and encodes:
- the MPZL2 gene encoding myelin protein zero-like protein 2 isoform X4 gives rise to the protein MARALRVLCFFSLAYSSQVFYYHVDPFKPMSGRFKDRVVWDGNPERYDVSILLWKLQFDDNGTYTCQVKNPPDVDGLIGEIQLSVVQTVRFSEIHFLALAIGSACALMVIIVIVVVLFQHFRKKRRAERAHKVVEIKPASESVPRKDSHADVRKEEEKLNQEKKASVSLEYTD
- the MPZL2 gene encoding myelin protein zero-like protein 2 isoform X2, with product MYGQSPTRAVLFLLGVQLTALWPVAAVEIYTPRVLEAVNGTDVRLKCTFSSFAPVGDALTVTWNFRPRDGGPEQFVFYYHVDPFKPMSGRFKDRVVWDGNPERYDVSILLWKLQFDDNGTYTCQVKNPPDVDGLIGEIQLSVVQTVRFSEIHFLALAIGSACALMVIIVIVVVLFQHFRKKRRAERAHKVVEIKPKEEEKLNQEKKASVSLEYTD
- the MPZL2 gene encoding myelin protein zero-like protein 2 isoform X1, with translation MYGQSPTRAVLFLLGVQLTALWPVAAVEIYTPRVLEAVNGTDVRLKCTFSSFAPVGDALTVTWNFRPRDGGPEQFVFYYHVDPFKPMSGRFKDRVVWDGNPERYDVSILLWKLQFDDNGTYTCQVKNPPDVDGLIGEIQLSVVQTVRFSEIHFLALAIGSACALMVIIVIVVVLFQHFRKKRRAERAHKVVEIKPASESVPRKDSHADVRKEEEKLNQEKKASVSLEYTD
- the MPZL2 gene encoding myelin protein zero-like protein 2 isoform X3, whose amino-acid sequence is MYGQSPTRAVLFLLGVQLTALWPVAAVEIYTPRVLEAVNGTDVRLKCTFSSFAPVGDALTVTWNFRPRDGGPEQFVFYYHVDPFKPMSGRFKDRVVWDGNPERYDVSILLWKLQFDDNGTYTCQVKNPPDVDGLIGEIQLSVVQTVLSHVQLFATPWIAACQASLSFIISWSLLKLISIELVVPSNHLILCLIFTHINLLCS